The nucleotide window GGTGTGAATAAAAGTTACAGAAATATAAATAGCTAGGTAAATTAGTAAAGGACAAAACTGTTGAGTAAATAAGCCTTAGCAAGCACGTAGCTAATCAAGAAATCTGTAGCCTATCTAAAAAGACATTGTAATATGATACTGCAGTTCAAATCTACTGCTGCTTGCAGCTTGGTGCTGAATTTAAAACCGAAATTTGTTTTCAATTTCAATAAGCTACTCCTCAAAACAAAATAGGATGATCTTCTAAAGTGTGTACACCAAATCTCATAACTGAATTGCTCATGACAGACACATTTTTGGTGGATGTTTTTCAAATTAACATGTCGCCAAAGACATTGATTGCCCCTCACTCTCAGTAATGAGTTCTTAAAGGCAGAGTTTGGGCAGcacacaaagccacacacactgacctgtgTGCCTGATAACTAATCACCCAAGCATTCACTGAAACATTATGAACAAATTCTAATTATGTCAGTCACACCCCAGAGAACACATCcagtgtcttttttttctttctttttttctgacaaGTAAATGCTGATATGCTCCATGAAGCCACTGTAACAGTAGTTCTGATAAGAGGGCAGGGTCAGAAGTGGGCACTGGAAATCACCATGGGTGTCTGAAGGCAGTGAGCCAATGTCAGTTTAGGGGCCAGAGACATTTAAACTCCTGAAGGCAGCTGTCTTGAACCTTCTCTATCATTTGGTTTACCACACAGCTGATGGCAGTAATAAATCTATCCTCTACCAACCCAcctcatagaaacacacacacacacatacacacatacacacacacacccacaaatctGCATTTTACAGTCTAGGGCATTGTAGAAATGGTAGGACTGGCATACAATGGTAAGGAGCAGCTATATTGACGAGAAATACACCagatttattttgtgttttgttatgaTTGCGTCTCTTCCCATGTCTGATATATGAGTATGCAAATGATTCAGTGTTCTTTTGATGCTCCAAAGAGTATATCAGACGGACGTTCAGTGGGAAGTGTGAATCCAGCGTAAATTCCATGCCCACAGGCTACAGGAGTGTGAGCGTTTCTGTTATCTAGACGTTGGCCATTTTTTTAAATGCtggaaaatacacacaaacacagacagtcacaaacaagcgtgcacacacatacacacacacacacacacacacctttgattCAACATAATGTCAGAAATCCTTTCCGTTCACTGCCAGAGGATTTTAGACAGATAATATTATTGTCATGGTTACTGTTGAGGCTGCGAAGAACATAATTTCTTTTGAAGCTCAGTATATGAAATGAGGTCTCGATATGATATGTATATGTGGGAGAcagtgaagagtgtgtgtgtgtgtgtgtgtgtgtatgttagtgtgtctgtgtgtgtgtgtgtgtgtgtgtgtgtgtatgttagtatgtgtgtgtgtgtgtgtgtgtgtgtgtgtgtatgttagtgtgtgtgtgtgtgtgtgtgtgtgtgtgtgtgtatgttagtgtgttagtgtgtgtgtgtgtgtgtgtgtgtgtgtgtttacctcacacactcatcccTTTAGTCCCTTTacttgtacatactgtatattctcTTTTTGTTAATTAATGATTCTTCCATGGTTAATGCATTCCTGTGGCTCTGACTCACTGACTGTAACCCTGTTTTCTGTGATGGAAAAGACAATCAATAGACAGTGTCTGGGAAAAGACAGTCTGATTTAATATTCCTGCACTCGTTACTTATGCCAGGGTGTAAGTATTCATTCAAGGCATTATGGGTAGCCATCTTTCATACACCTCTTCCTCGTTTTGTATTCAAGCCTGTCGTTTGTCTCTGGCAAAAATTTTCTTTTAATTTACTTGCTGAGTGGCTTAAAAAACAATGAAGAGAGGTTAGCTCGACTTGAAAGGATGCAGGGTTTCAGTCGGACTCAGCTTCCTCAGCTGTTCTCGCAGAAGCCAGCCATGGACGCCCAAACCAAAGAGCGTTTAGTCACTTTTTTTTAGGTCCACACAGAATGAGTCATCTTCAAAAAGATACTAAGCAAAGAAGGAGTGGTAGCCtagtctctccctcccactcggAAGAtgataaagagatagagagagagaaagacagaaagaaaatagaaagaAGGACTACAAAGACAGAACACAATTTTTTAACTGAACTTGGTATtgtgtttctttaaaaaaaaaaaaaaaaacagatgttgAGTTTCACGAACCTTCCTGCATGTGGTAGGGTGAAATGTAAGAGAATCCTTCAGTGTGAAATTTGTCCTCGTTGTCAGTCTGAGCGCATTAGTATTTCATAAATTGCAGTCAACAGCAGTAGAAATCAGGCAGCAGAAATGCTCGGAGCATATGTCCACAATTTATGTTTGGATTTGAATTCGACTCCTTCGGAACCATCTGtactaacaaacacaacaagATGGCTTGGGCTTATCAGCCACAGtcagtgggcacacacacacatcacatttctccagaaataaatattttaattaGGAGTCCATGGCCATAAGCTAAAATTATATGATTGTtagaacacagacacaataaTGAGAATTCAGTGATTGTCCAGCTCATTAAACTTTTGCCAGGCTCCTATGTGACGAAAGCCTTTGAAGAAACACAAAAATATGCTAACACCTATCATAAACTGAGCCCTCCATGGATGCTTATAGGCATTCAGCGAAGGTTGTTTACTtcataaaagaaaagaaaaaggggaAGAATACTGCATAATTGTGGATCCAGATATAATCCACCATTACATTTTTCACTGAAAAGAGATCTTCTAATGGAGATAAGAGGATGGGGTCACTGAGGGAGGTGGGGATGGTGGCTGATGGAGAGCAGGTTGGTCAttttagagagagaaaaaaagaaagagctcCTTTGAAAGAGTCAGAGGAGAGACAAACAGGATGCTGCCTTCGCTGGGCCGGTAAAAGAGACAGGCCTTGGCTTTGTTTGAACAGTGTCAGTGTCCTCCACACTTAAGGGCCTCGTAGCAACAGGCGCTCTAAGCCCCTATAAAACTTGCACCGTGGGAGGAGGGTGAGTGGCTGTGTGATCGTTTGGTCCGCATTGAGATAGTAGCTTTCtaaacgtctctctctctctctctctctctctctctctctctctctctctctctctctctctctctcacacccactccccctctctgccccccctctctttcatacacacacacaccatctctaccTCTTCTTGTTGTATGCTTTCTCTTTTTACccatctttccttctctcactcctttttttagtcttccttttttcttccatcttccttcttctctcttctctctcttcttcttggtCTCCTGCGACCCATCCTCCTGTGCCTTGCCCCCTCGATTCCCCTCACAGAGACACAATGACAGACTCGAGGAGTGACCAGCGTCGGTTCCACAACCTCACCCAGGAACAGCTGGAGACACTGGACCAGGTGAGCAGGATGCTTACGTCTCAAAGCAGCGACTAAATGTTGATATTTTCATTTCTCTGCTATAGGTTAAGCCATGAGCATTCTGTTTTGATCCTGTTtgccctctctttctttatttccctctttgaagtttattttcattttttagtaAGGATAAATAGCATGACGGTGTTATCCCAGAGAGGAAATGTGAACATATGGGAATTTTACAAATTTGAAATCCATgccatagatttttttttttttttttaagaactcACATAGCAAACAAGGCTTCACACAGCTGCCTgattgtctatttgtttgttttgcgaCTCAGGTACTGACTGAAGTCATCCCAATCCATGGCCGAGGCAATTTCCCCACGCTAGAGGTCAGGCCGAAGGACATTATCCATGTGGTGCGCGACAAGCTGGTCGCCAAGGAGATAAAGGTGCGCGATGTGCGCCTGAACGGCTCGACGGCCAGCCATGTTCTGGTGAAGGAGAACGGCACCAGCTACAAGGACCTGGACATCATCTTTGGTGTGGAGCTGCCCAAGCAGGAGGACTTTCAGATCATCAAGGAAGTGGTGCTGAGCTGCCTGCTGGACTTCCTGCCGCAGGGCGTCAACAAGGACAAGATCACTGCGCTGACCATGAAGGAGGCGTATGTCCAGAAGATGGTCAAGGTGTTCACCGAGCACGACCGCTGGAGCCTCATCTCGCTGTCCAACAACAGCGGCAAGAACGTGGAGCTCAAGTTCGTCAACTCGCTGCGCCGGCAGTTTGAGTTCAGCGTTGACTCGTTCCAGATCATTCTGGACCGCATGCTGGAGTCCTACCTGGAGGCCGAGCGGAGGCAGGCGGCCGAGGCTCAGAGGGCAGGCGCCATCGCCGGGGCCGCTGTGGCCGGGGCAACTGTCGCCGGGGCAACTGTCGCCGGGGCCCCCATGGCCCCCCCAACCACACCACCAACCCAGAGTGAAGCccctcctgcccacacacaacccacagagGCTGAGTTACCCCCTCCAGCCaccgcagacacagacacaaacccagAGCCTCAACAGGGAATGGAAACGGCTGCAGCTGCAGAGCCAGAGGCCAtgctggaggtggtggagaaCGGGGTGAGCGATAGCGCCAGCCTCTCGGAGAACGAGCCCATGCAGGAGGACGGAGCCTCAACCGTGGCCACGCAGGCGAGCATGGAATCGCCCGAGGCTGCAGCCCGCCATGAGaagcaagaggaggagaaagaggaggaggaggaggaggaagaggacgctCAGCCGCAGCAGCGGCAAGCTGAGACAGCGAGCTCAGAGGAGCAGCCCGGGTCAAGTCAAACTGAGGCGGTCCCCATGGACGAGACTCGCGGGGAACTCTccgacaacaacaaacaaagccCTGACACGCAAGACAGGCCAGAGATTGCCACCGCTGAGAAAGACATAGATAAAGCCAGCAGGGCAGCTACaaaggaaaaggaggaggaggaggaggaggaggaggagaagaagaagaggagggagcCAGAGGCTCCAGTGTTTCTCGCGCAGATAAAGGCAGAGGCCAGCGATCACGAAGAGTGGCTGTCAGAAACTGAGGCGGCTGACGTTGCCGAAGACCAGGTTCCCAAGTCAGAGGTGAAGTCCGAGCCAATGGACGTGGTGGAGGAGGCCAGCGCGAAGGCCGTCGGGGACGTGTGCGTGGCCTCTCTGGCATCCCCAGTGTCCTCGCCGTCCCCCTGTCCCTTCCTCACGCAGGCGACGCCAGACTCGTACCTGGAGTACCCACTGCCGCCCCCCGCCAAGAAGAACACCCGCAGCTCCCAGATGGTCATTCTGAAGCACTCATCACCCAAGCCGCCCCGGAAGATGTCCAAGAAAGTGGCGCCGCAGAAGGCAAGCACAAGCGAGAAGCCGGCCACCAGCCCATTGACTCCGCTACAGGCGTCTGCCGCCGGCCCATGTAAGCTCTTGTGCCCCCCCAAAATAGACCCCACGGAGTGTGTGCCTATGCAAGTGGAGTTGGCTGGTGCACCGACCAGCTGTTCTGAGTCCCCTTCCTGTGCCTCGACAGCGAGCGAGGCACCTCGCCTCCCCGCGTCCGACCTGCCCA belongs to Alosa sapidissima isolate fAloSap1 chromosome 20, fAloSap1.pri, whole genome shotgun sequence and includes:
- the LOC121693945 gene encoding cell surface glycoprotein 1 — its product is MTDSRSDQRRFHNLTQEQLETLDQVLTEVIPIHGRGNFPTLEVRPKDIIHVVRDKLVAKEIKVRDVRLNGSTASHVLVKENGTSYKDLDIIFGVELPKQEDFQIIKEVVLSCLLDFLPQGVNKDKITALTMKEAYVQKMVKVFTEHDRWSLISLSNNSGKNVELKFVNSLRRQFEFSVDSFQIILDRMLESYLEAERRQAAEAQRAGAIAGAAVAGATVAGATVAGAPMAPPTTPPTQSEAPPAHTQPTEAELPPPATADTDTNPEPQQGMETAAAAEPEAMLEVVENGVSDSASLSENEPMQEDGASTVATQASMESPEAAARHEKQEEEKEEEEEEEEDAQPQQRQAETASSEEQPGSSQTEAVPMDETRGELSDNNKQSPDTQDRPEIATAEKDIDKASRAATKEKEEEEEEEEEKKKRREPEAPVFLAQIKAEASDHEEWLSETEAADVAEDQVPKSEVKSEPMDVVEEASAKAVGDVCVASLASPVSSPSPCPFLTQATPDSYLEYPLPPPAKKNTRSSQMVILKHSSPKPPRKMSKKVAPQKASTSEKPATSPLTPLQASAAGPCKLLCPPKIDPTECVPMQVELAGAPTSCSESPSCASTASEAPRLPASDLPTPALPAAVPSESRSAPEEEKTRLPSQPCESLSPDANPHTHTQTHDASAHSQTHVQTHEREQTHTPAGRQSPSLHRDQNTQTEPLPLPLEVLLLQDVPRPIIQVNSQPFVQVDVPSPSSPSREPLPVQVLQSAPLQEPKMQPEALSGSLSQQTNNVPVATVATGAHPTPAMSEPHISGPPEVSDSPHTEPKPAETPSEVSHIGYAQQHADTPQPNPPQCICEVAELPMPSVSPTATMPLLVAEMPAETPVSSMWCPPGPIARLTEVPLPTSSTPAHPPPPPPPAPPSPPTREVLNVTVVAESMYGDFEQAMDHLRYRLIATRNPEEIRGGGLLKYSNLLVREFKPASETEIKTLERYMCSRFFIDFPDVNEQQRKIESYLRNHFIGEEKSKYDYLMTLRRVVDESTVCLMGHERRQTLNMITILALKVLGEQNIIPNTNNVTCFYQPAPYMADHNFSNYYIANGQSPVIYHPYPLHIHMQTGLV